From Chlorocebus sabaeus isolate Y175 chromosome 10, mChlSab1.0.hap1, whole genome shotgun sequence:
GAAAGTGGAATTAGAAATTCCTCGAAAGGTAAGATGTTATGTGAATGATTTCCCACGATGGGGAAGTCTCTCTACCCGTttggagacagaaagtggaatcaGAGAGGAAGAAGATGATGGACAGAAAGGATCATTCCCTCTTCCAGATGCTCTCCAGTGTGTGATGTAAGCTGAATTAAAACCAGCTGTGTTGAGCTCTAGACAGAAAAGATACCTGGCATTTTGGTTTTTTGGACCCTACTGAGTTGGTCACAGGACTCCAGGTCTCTTGGGGCTCATAGGGTCATGCCTTTCCTTGCCCGCTGTGCTTGGTGAGAAGGAACAAGTGATTCCACGGAGGGAATTCATTTTAGGGGTCTCAAGATGGTCATCTTTGCACCAGAGGAAATACCCCTTTTTCCATTCTGAAAACCTGATTTATCAAATCCTTTTATAAGAGATGAGTACACACATACAGGCCTCTAGCAgttatgtttttgagatgagacattttaaaaggagatttttgaattctaaaaattctttaaataaaatgctcTTGCTGGGACAACAGAGTGGGTAAACATCattcccatctctacaagaagatttttttttaattagctaggcgtggtagctgtagtctcagttactgggaatgctgaggaggaaggatcacttgagcccaggaatttgtggTTACAGTGAGGTATAATCTTGCTTAGGCAACAGCCACAgagcaataccccatctctaaaacaaacaaacaaacaataatcaATCAAGCTTTACACTTCTGTAAAAGGAACACTTCCTATTTATGACATCAGTAATCCAGGATATATCAAAATTTGAACGTTGTGTTTGCTTTCAACTGTTAAAACTAGCCAGAGTTGTTACAGGGACCCACTACCTCTGAGTGACACTGGTATGCCACTCTGCTGACCCGAACAATAGGATTTATGTAACCAATTGTGTAGATATAATCCCACTCATTCTACCCTACCCAGAGTGGTGATTTCCAACACACAAAACTACCATGAAACTGTTTCCATGCCTTCCTACTATCTCTCAAAACTCTTTTCATCCCTGAACTGCTCCAAAAGCAAACCCACTCCCAGCAAACTACTCAGTGAGTATCTTCACACATGTAAGTTTCCTTGTCTGGTTCTCTAAAATATGAACTCATTTTTCAAAAGCCCTGGCAGGCTGTCTTATTCTGATACTTCTTGTGTGATTATTATATAAGAAGCAATTACCCAGGTACCTTGTAGCATGTTGATTTCAGAGTTCAGTGTGAGACCCTGTGTGCCCCTGTGGGATGGTGCCAGCTCACTGCCATGTTCCTGCTGTTTATTGCTTGGGTGCCATTCCATGCAGACTGAATTTTGAGGGTTCTAGAGCATATCCAAACCCATTATCACAGTCTTTGTTGGTTAATGATGTGTTCAGGCCATGGTTTTTCTGTAAAAAATTACCAGCATGctgctcttaattttttttagccTGTCTAGTTCAGTTGCCCTTTTGCTCTCATGTCTTATGCAAACCTTTCCTCAGAGTTGACCCTGTAAGATGGGACCCTTTGTGATGGACTACCCCAAGACAACATGCCCCAAAAGGTCTTCATTTGGGGCATAACCCATGCCAACAGAAAGGTACTTTCTCAGTTGTGTATATGGTGACTCACCCAAACAATATTACAAATACATTTGGCTTTCATCAACCTAATTTGATATGTCCCAAGCACAGCAATAGGATAGTTCTGTGTGGCCTTCTGGAAATGCTTTTTTTACATTTCTGGGACCTACCATAGTTGGAGAACCACGTTAGGACTGAAGACAGTCCTAGTACACCATTGACCAACCATGTAACCCCAAAGTCTGTCCTTAGACTTCAGAGGGAACATGCTTCTTACACTGATTTCAGCTCAGTGATACGGGATTCAAATGTCTGACCTccaaaatattaagagaaaaaacgtgtgttgttttaagccaccaagtttgggtaatttgttacagccaTGATAGGAAACTAATCCATCCACCTTACCAGGTTTACCTGCTTTTATAAAGCCTGGGTTTAACCTTTTATCTAAATAATGGTCAACTCTTCCTACATCACCAGCATTTATGTGCAATTAAAAGCCATCATTAAATAAAGCCAGAGtattaatatattcataatttCACCACCACACAGTAAAACACTGAAGTCAAATGATTTAGAGCAAACCACCTGGCTCACACTTTCCCAACAAAAAAAGTTAAGGCTTAAAGTGCTGAGCTGAACATTCTGTCCTAGCACAAGGAAATAATCATTGTCAGCCTCAGGCTTAAGTTTAATAAATAGCAAAGCGCATACAGATATTTACAATGATCGAAAGACAAACAGAGGTCCTATCCGTAGTAGTCCCAACGGTAAAGACAGGCATTggcataaaatgtttataaattcttGGGTACAGTTTTTCTGAAAGCAAAGTTCACTTTCAATCCTAAAAAAAGTCCACTATTCCTCCAGATGTGCTTTAAGTCAAATGTGGACTGGGATTACTCGGTGTCAATGCGGAGCAACTGCTCTATGCCATTTATTATGAAGGACTTTAACTCAACTCTCCATCTTCCTCCACTTGCACCCTTTCTTGGCCATTCTCAATGATTCtcttggtggtggttttttttgcCATCAACTATTTCAGTGGAAGTCGACATGGACTTGAAGCTGCCTGTCCCATCACTACCGTAGGACATGCAGAATGAAGAAAGGCCCCCACTTCCCAGGGAGCCAAAGGAACTAAATCCtgtatcaaaagaagaaaaaccaccctcaaaagctagaaattcacTGAAGGCAGAGAAAAGGGGTGCAGACCCTCTGCTTCTGCTTCCCCGGGAGTTCCTCCGACtcccaaaaatattttccagcGGGTTTCCGAAGAGGTCAAAGGAGAATGGGTCCTGGCCACCGAAGAACTCCCTGAAGACCTCGGCCGGGTCGCAGAAGCTGAAGAGGTACTCGAAGGGGTCCTCAAAGGGTCTGCCACCTGCGCAGCCACCCTCCGCCCCCGCCTCGCCATGGCGGTCGTACACATCGCGTTTCTTGGCGTCCGACAACACCTCGTAGGCCTCGGCCACCTGCTTGAATCTCCTTTCTGCTTTCTCCTTGTTCTCGGGGTTTTTGTCCGGGTGCCACTTGAGCGCCAGCTTGCGGTAAGCCTTCTTGATGGCCTCGGTCGAGGCCTGCCGGGGCACGCCCAGCACCTCGTAGTAGTCCACCATGCTGGACGCCCAGAACGGCCGGCGGGGCACTGGCGCAGCGAGCGGGACACCTGCCAGCCCCGGGCGCGGGCCCCAGGCTCTGCGACCTGCGCCGCCTGGAGGGACGCCCCTTATGACGCAGCCACATTTCATTGGTCGAGGCCTATGAGTGCCTCGCTTCCCAGGATGCAGTGCTGCTGGGACTGGCCCTGCTCTCTGTGAGGCTCTGTGATGCTCCACGTCCAGGCCCCGCCCACTTCGGCCCCCAAAGCCATGGTCTCCAAAAAGGGTGGGAAAAAGAAGTCAGGGAAAAGAGAGGGCTTTGACTTTAGCTGCCTGAATAACTGTTTTTCTTAAAGTCGGCTTTATATCGGTCTTTTTCCTTGGCCACAGGAGGGAAGAGGGTGGTGGGAGTGAGTTTAGTCTGACCAGGGCTGAAGACATCCTGTTGTTTAGGACTGCAGTTCTCTAACGTTCCAGCCCGGGTACCCGTTTGCTTTAGTTCATGTGGATTATACCTATCATATGTACTGCATTAGAgattaaaacagaatttaaaacatattcattGGGCAACTTAATAAGAATAAACCCATGACACACTAACAAACCTcgtttttatttaactttttttgagacaaaatgtAGTGAGAAGAGTGGCATCGTTTTACATTTTTTGCATCTCTCTTTAGAACGTGGCTCAATAGAAAGCTGGATTCTTATGTCAgcttctgcattcaatctatTGTGATATTACACATCACCCATGTAGCTTCTGGAAAACCCCACTGTACATTTGTGAGAGAATGACAGTGAAAAATCAAGTAGCATTATTATGGAAATAGTTTTGACTTTACAAAATTCTCCTGAAAAATTCTTGGGGATCCCTAGGATTTCCTGGCTCATACTTTAGCGACCTGCTAGTCTAGTACAGTAGTCCCTGGTATTCTGAAGGGATTAGTTTAGGACAACCCTCCTCCTCATACCAAAATTTAGATGCTCAAGCTCCTtttataaaatggcacagtatttgtATATGACCTACCCATATCCTCCTTTAAACCTGTAATCATCTCTTGATTACTTTTACCTaataaatgtaaatgctatgtaaaaagTTGTTTTACAGTATtggttttttctttgtattatttgtattttttttttcatttctcttccccccaaatattttcaatctgctaTTGACTGAATCTGCAGATGTGAAGCCCAAGTATATGGAGGGTCAAGTGTGCGTGTAATCCACTTTTCTTGACTGCTAAAACAAACACCAGGGAGATCCTCTCAGACAAAAGGAAATACAGCACTAGTTACTGTATCGAAGCCATACACTGGCATGCTATAAACTTGAGATGCAGTGATTATTTCCACTAGAACTGCTATGTCATGACCATGAATTTTGAGGGaatatttttttgagatctgAGTTCTCTTCACCTCCTCCTTATTCTCTTTTTGACATTGGATTCTTTGCTTTGATAAATTGTGAGGCATTACACTAGTAAAGGTCACTCAGTTCTAAAGGGAAAATGATTAACCGAAGAACATTGTAAGAGTTCATAAAGGGTATTAGGGCTAATGGGGATATGTTATCTCACCAGAACAAACTTCTGAGTTTATATAACCTCTAGTGACATAACTGAAACCTGGACTTGGCACTTGGTAAGCACGCAATGAACAGTCATAGTAAGCTGGCTGAGGGTAGAGTTCAGTGTGAACAAAGCAATTTGGGAACATCAAAGCAAGTTTGGGGAACAACAAGTGATCCAGAATGGCTTGAGGGtaagaggcagagggagggggcAAGCAGAAGAGCTAGAGAGGAGGAATGAGCTTGGACAAGGGGATTGGGGTCTATCCCAGAGTTCTGAGAGCAAGGCAGAGGAGTCTGAATTTTCTACTGTGCCCAGGAAGCTGTTGATCAAGGTTCTAGAAGTGGTGGTGACGTGGGGTTTTTCAGTTGGCAGCCGATGCAGTGATTCAGAAGGGACAGCTAGGGGTTGGGGAACTGGGGGGCTGGGGCCCTGAAATAGGACCATGGCTGCTGGGTCTGAGACAGTGGTAGAAACATCAGATTCAGCACTTACTTGCTATCTTGGATACAGGGTCTAGAAcgaaaagagaaggaaagtcaCCTGTATACAGAAGCATGTCCAGAGTGTTTACTGTCTCCAAAACCGTGTACTGGCACCTGAGTGACAGCATGATTCCAAAGCCAAAATCTTACCTGTAAGGAATATATGTATAGGATATAGCTATAGTCTAATAGCAAGGACAGATATGCAAACTACTAAAAGATGTAAGGCAAAGCAGAACAAAATGCTGTGGAGATTCAAGGATGGTGGCTTTAGTTTCCCTGGAGGGTCCTGTAGATAATCTACAGGGCAATGGACATGTTTATGTTGCTCCTTTAGTAACAAGCCCCTTCATTCTGATTTGATGATAGGAGCTGGGAGTGTGTGAAGTGGTGGCCTATTAACTTAGGTCTTCAGCTTAAAAAGAAAGTACCTTCAAAAGGGTTCCAGAAACACTTTCCATGGACATGTCACTCTTTAGTAGCCCTCAAAGTAAGACCATCACATTGCTGCCCTGCCATGTGATTTCTCAGCCCCCAGAGCACCATGCACTGTAATTGCCTGTTCATGAATTTGTCTCCGTCCACCTGACCCCTCCTTTCAGGCAAGGACCATTTCTAACTTGGCCTTCTGGTCCTAATTCCTAGCATAGTGACTGGCATACAGTAGGGCTCACACATTCCATAATTATTTGGTGGATGAGGGAATTAGCAATGGAGTCTGCTTTGGTTCCAGAGCAGAGATTAATTGGATTGCTTAGCAATGGTTCTCTGTTGTAATTCATGAGCGTGAATGTGGATTGCCTACTATTCAGATTAGTAAGTATTTCCTGGTCAAGGGCAGATCTGTGGCCCCAAACCATCCAGGtacacagcagcagcagcctcaaAAAGCTTGGAAGCTCTGCGTGATGCAGGAAAGTCATAAAATCATTACAGTGGTGACTTATGTGTTTATAGCCTCTTTCCTCCCTTTAATCCACAAATGCACTCACATGGCATTGGGACTTTGGAAGAATTATCACCCTTAAGGTTTAAATTGAACTGTGAATTTCAGAATTTCTGATAAGGACACAACAAAGAGTGAAAGCATTGCTATGTCTATTCTGCTTGCCCAGAATCTTGGTCCTAAAAAATGAAGAGTGCTTGGGCATGGGGAAGAGCTTCAGTGTGCATGTGCATGCCGAAGTACCTACTCTAAGGAGCAGAATGAGAGGGTACTCTAAGTACTTGTTAATATGTCCCACAGGACACCAAAACTCTGGTTAGCTGTTTCTCTATGACCCTCCAAGAACATCCCCAAGGATGGCTGGCCTGTGCTGTGTATGGTTAAAATGTTGGGATCTGTGCAATTATGTTGGAATTGTATGGTACAGCAGTATATCCCCAAAGAAACGAGTGTAGTACTTCCAGTTCTGGCTGCACAATACTTGCCCCAGAGTCCATGgtcaataaaatacaaatctgaGTTATTGTTTTTGCTCATCTTTCCCTTTTGCCTTCAACTCAGTCATCAGAATTTCCCCAAATGCCTTATTTCCCCCTGGATCTTGGGCCAGTGGAATGAGTACAATTTAACTTAATTGAATTTGCTTATCTATTTGGTTTCCGGTTGTGGACAAAAGTTCTCTGAAAAGAAATTTGGAAGAAAGAGACTTTGTTCCAGTGAACAGTTTGCAAACCAGGGAGTTACAGCCTCTGGTATACGATGAAGGCGAGTTCCACAGAACACAAGGAAGGCAGGTTTCATGGCAAAAAGTTCCTTCTGAGGTTCCCAATCAGGTCCATTTATGCAAATGAAGGATAGAAACTTGCTTAGTTCTTCTTGGTCAATGCAGCTGCATTCTGATTGGTTGATGAAGCTGAGCCctgagtggctgaggtgggtgagcTCTAATTGGTTGATTCAGGTGAATGCTGAAAATCTCAACTATGAAAAGGTACAGGTTTTCAGGATGCTCAGAGTAACTGTGTGACCTGTAGTAAGAAAAGGACCAGTTGGCTCTATTTTAAATCCAGGCCAACTTAGCCACTCAAGATCTATCTTATAGGACTGGCTCTTTCAGGTTCACACTAATGCAGACCTGTCCTTGGGGAAGACTTTTGTGCATATGCACTCCAGCGGATTTCCCTTTCTGGTCGTTCTCTACCCCAGCATGCCCCTCCACCGccgcccacccacccacctgttcattttcttcttagcATGGTTCACAATTTCTAAGTCCCTGCTCATCTGTTTAAATTGTGAGTCTGGCTCACCTAATAGCACGTGAGTTCTGAGGAGGCAGGAGACTCATGTGGTGGGCTCCGCTGCAGCCTCAAGACCCCACACTGTGCtggactcaataaatatttgttggatgaaggAATGAAATACATGATACAGGTAAACAGGCAGTACCGGGGGAGCTGTGGAAAGAGCACTCCTAGGTTTCCATGGCGAAAGTAGGGGTACAGTTGTGTTCCTTTCTTCCTAAAAGGCTTTCTAAAAAGCTTTCTGTTTAATTTCTGGAAAAGAAGCCTCACTTGTCACTACATAGTCGTTCTTATTCCTCTCTGGTAACACTTCTTGGTCTGTGGAATACTAATTTAATGGATCCAGAGGTGCTGGAGGTACTTTGCTGTGTTCACTCAAGAATGTGATTTGAGTATGAAATTCCAGCCAGTTCAACTGTTGTTGCCTATCAAGAAACCTAATAAAGCTCCACCTTCTTTATCTCTGAAAGTGAACTCCCTGCTACCTTTGTGGACTGACGACTTTTCATAGTCATGTGACACAATCAAACATTAACTTGGTGTATCGATTGGTTTTTACCATGTATATAAGTAGGAGAGGGCGAAGCTCTGGCAGGAGCAAAGGTGCCATGGCTGTGGAGTCCCAGGGCAGACACCCACTTGTCCTGGGCCTGCTGCTGTGTGTGCTGGGCCCAGTGCTGTGCCATGCTGGGAAGATGCTGTTGATCCCAGTGGATGGCAGCCACTGGCTGAGCATGCTTGGGGCCATCCAGCAGCTGCAGCAGAGGGGACATGAAATAGTTGTCCTAGCACCTGATGCCTCATTGTACATCAGAGAGGGAGCATTTTACACCTTGAAGACGTACCCTGTGCCATTCCAAAGGGAGGATGTGAAAGAGTCTTTTGTTAGTCTTgggcataatgtttttgagaatgATTCTTTCCTGCGGCGTGTGATCAaaacatacaagaaaataaaaaaggactcTGCTATGCTTTTGTCTGGCTGTTCCCACTTACTGCACAACAAGGCGCTCATGGCCTCCCTGGCGGAAAGCAGCTTTGACATCATGCTGACAGACCCTTTCCTTCCTTGTGGCCCCATCGTGGCCCAGTACCTGTCTCTGCCCACTGTATTCTTCTTGAATGCATTGCCATGCAGCCTGGAATTTGAGGCTACCCAGTGCCCCAACCCATTCTCCTACGTGCCCAGGCCTCTGTCCGCTCATTCAGATCACATGACCTTCCTGCAGCGGGTGAAGAACATGCTCATTGCCTTTTCACAGAACTTTCTGTGCGACGTGGTTTATTCCCCATATGCAACCCTTGCCTCGGAATTCCTGCAGAGAGAGGTGACTGTCCAGAACCTATTGAGCTCTGCATCTGTCTGGCTGCTTAGAAGTGACTTTGTGAAGGATTACCCTAGGCCCATCATGCCCAATATGGCTTTCATTGGTGGAATCAACTGCCTTCACCAAAGTCCACTATCCCAGGTGTGTATTGGAGTGGGACTTTTACATGCGTATATTCTTTCAGATGTATTACTTTGGATCGATTAACTAGCCCCAGATATATGCTGAGCAAGCATTCTGAGATAGTGTAAAATGCcctcttttgttaatttttgattCCTAGGCCTGAGTCTGTCTTTGGCATCATCTTCTGGATGATTTCTTGGTATCcgagatttcaagaaaacattcCTTGGACATTTTACTCTGTGTGCTCCAGTGGATCGTAATCAATTAGAAACAACAAGCTGTTAAATGCCATAA
This genomic window contains:
- the LOC103218110 gene encoding UDP-glucuronosyltransferase 1A1 isoform X2, encoding MAVESQGRHPLVLGLLLCVLGPVLCHAGKMLLIPVDGSHWLSMLGAIQQLQQRGHEIVVLAPDASLYIREGAFYTLKTYPVPFQREDVKESFVSLGHNVFENDSFLRRVIKTYKKIKKDSAMLLSGCSHLLHNKALMASLAESSFDIMLTDPFLPCGPIVAQYLSLPTVFFLNALPCSLEFEATQCPNPFSYVPRPLSAHSDHMTFLQRVKNMLIAFSQNFLCDVVYSPYATLASEFLQREVTVQNLLSSASVWLLRSDFVKDYPRPIMPNMAFIGGINCLHQSPLSQEFEAYINASGEHGIVVFSLGSMVAEIPEKKAMAIADALGKIPQTVLWRYTGTPPSNLANNTILVKWLPQNDLLGHPMTRAFITHAGSHGIYEGICNGVPMVMMPLFGDQMDNAKRMETKGAGVTLNVLEMTSEDLENALKAVINDKSYKENIMHLSSLHKDRPVEPLDLAVFWVEFVMRHKGAPHLRPAAHDLTWYQYHSLDVIGFLLAIVLTVAFIAFKCCAYGYRKCFGKKGRVKKAHKFKTH